A segment of the Rhizobium sp. ZPR4 genome:
GCCATATCGGCCCGTCTCCGTCGGAGATGACCGATATGCTCAAGGTGATCGGCTACAAGAGCCTCGACGGCCTGATCGACGCGACGCTGCCACCGGCCATCCGCCAGAAGGCACCGCTCGCCTGGGGCGCAGCGATGACGGAGCGCGAGGCGCTAGACCGGCTGCGCGAGACCGCCAACAAGAACAAGGTTCTCGTTTCCCTGATCGGCCAGGGCTATTACGGCACGATCACGCCGCCGGTCATCCAGCGCAACATTCTGGAAAACCCGGCCTGGTACACCGCTTACACGCCATACCAGCCGGAAATCAGCCAGGGCCGCCTCGAGGCGCTGCTGAATTACCAGACGATGATCAGCGACCTCACCGGTCTCGATGTCGCCAATGCGTCATTGCTCGATGAAGCAACCGCTGCGGCCGAAGGCATGGCGATGGCGGAACGCGTCGCCAAATCAAAGGCGAAGGCCTTCTTCGTCGATGCCGCCTGCCACCCGCAGACGATCGCGCTGATCAAGACCCGCGCCGAGCCACTTGGCTGGACCGTCATCGTCGGCAATCCATTCACGGATCTTGATCCGGTCGACGTCTTCGGCGCGATCTTCCAGTATCCCGGCACACACGGCCACATCAACGACTTCAGCGGCCTGATCGCACGCCTGCACCAGACCGGCGCCATCGCCATCATGGCGGCTGACCTCCTGGCCCTGACCCTGCTGAAATCCCCCGGCGAAATGGGCGCGGATATTGCCATCGGCTCCTCGCAGCGCTTCGGCGTTCCCGTCGGATATGGCGGCCCGCACGCCGCCTATATGGCCGTCAAGGACGACTACAAGCGCTCCATGCCGGGCCGTCTCGTCGGCGTTTCGGTCGATGCGCGCGGCAATCGCGCCTATCGCCTGTCGCTGCAGACCCGCGAACAGCACATCCGCCGCGAAAAGGCGACGTCGAACATCTGCACCGCACAGGTGCTGCTCGCCGTCATGGCTTCGATGTATGCCGTCTTCCACGGTCCACAGGGCCTGAAGGCGATCGCCCAGCAGGTCCACCAGAAGGCCGTGCTGATGGCCAAGGGCCTGGAGAAACTCGGCTACACAGTCGAGCCGGAGACTTTCTTCGACACGATCACCGTAGAGGTCGGCCATATGCAGGGTCTCATCCTGCGCGCAGCCGTCGCCGAAGGCGTCAACCTGCGCAAGGTCGGTGAAACGAAGATCGGCATCAGCCTTGACGAGCGCACGCGCCCGGCGACGGTGGAAGCCGTCTGGCGTGCATTCGGCGGCGATTTCCGCATCGCCGATTTCGAGCCATCCTATCGGCTGCCGAAGACCCTGTTGCGTACCAGCGAATACCTGGTGCATCCGATCTTCCACATGAACCGCGCCGAAAGCGAGATGACCCGTTACATCCGCCGTCTCTCGGACCGCGACCTGGCGCTCGACCGCTCGATGATCCCGCTCGGCTCCTGCACCATGAAGCTGAACGCAACGGCGGAAATGCTG
Coding sequences within it:
- the gcvP gene encoding aminomethyl-transferring glycine dehydrogenase → MTTPTEFTFTDYQPYDFANRRHIGPSPSEMTDMLKVIGYKSLDGLIDATLPPAIRQKAPLAWGAAMTEREALDRLRETANKNKVLVSLIGQGYYGTITPPVIQRNILENPAWYTAYTPYQPEISQGRLEALLNYQTMISDLTGLDVANASLLDEATAAAEGMAMAERVAKSKAKAFFVDAACHPQTIALIKTRAEPLGWTVIVGNPFTDLDPVDVFGAIFQYPGTHGHINDFSGLIARLHQTGAIAIMAADLLALTLLKSPGEMGADIAIGSSQRFGVPVGYGGPHAAYMAVKDDYKRSMPGRLVGVSVDARGNRAYRLSLQTREQHIRREKATSNICTAQVLLAVMASMYAVFHGPQGLKAIAQQVHQKAVLMAKGLEKLGYTVEPETFFDTITVEVGHMQGLILRAAVAEGVNLRKVGETKIGISLDERTRPATVEAVWRAFGGDFRIADFEPSYRLPKTLLRTSEYLVHPIFHMNRAESEMTRYIRRLSDRDLALDRSMIPLGSCTMKLNATAEMLPITWPEFSDIHPFVPADQALGYREMIDDLTDKLCAVTGYDAFSMQPNSGAQGEYAGLLTIRNYHIANGQGHRDICLIPTSAHGTNPASAQMAGMKVVVVKVSDDGDIDMADFRAKTEQYADNLSCCMITYPSTHGVFEETVKEICDLVHKHGGQVYLDGANMNAMVGLSRPGDIGSDVSHLNLHKTFCIPHGGGGPGMGPIGVKAHLAPHLPGHPETDGRSGAVSAAAFGSASILPISWSYCLMMGGEGLTQATKVAILNANYIAARLKGAYDVLYKSKDGRVAHECIIDTRPLVASAGVTVDDVAKRLIDCGFHAPTMSWPVAGTLMIEPTESETKAELDRFCEAMLAIREEARAIEDGRMDKTNNPLKNAPHTVEDLVGEWDRPYSREQACFPPGAFRVDKYWSPVNRIDNVYGDRNLICTCPPLESYAEAAE